The following nucleotide sequence is from Nomascus leucogenys isolate Asia chromosome 13, Asia_NLE_v1, whole genome shotgun sequence.
actACCTTTGGAAATTCTAACCACGGAAACAATattaatcatgttttaaaaatattttaactttacaAATATTAGATTGTAAGTATGACAAGCATAACcagaaaaggaattttaaaggcaaacaaattttcttttagagGACCTGACTTCTTCTGGCCATTGgtaaattcatttcttttgtcacaactgaaatgaaaatagGCCTTTTACAATAATGCTTTTTACTGTAAATTCATGTATATGGATGCTGTTTGCAAATTATTTCCATTGTATCTATATGCTAAGTTatcaactctttaaaaaaatactttgtgaATATCCTTACTGGTTACTGGACTGTACTGCTTCAATTGGTAAATCTCTAAGAAATCTTGATCATGTTTCCTGAATAAATTATGTCTTTATATTGGTTCAATTCATTTGATAATTTTGTTTCACTGTCTTACGTAATTGCCAAAAAAGCATAACATAATCATAGTACAAACTGGACACTATATTAACTGAATTCCCAAATTCATATACATTTAAACTACAGTTTGCTGTAGTGTTAACATGAGCAAATTCAATTCAAGTTTGACGCTACTGGAGAATAAAactaattcaatttttattttgtggattacataagaaattttttaaaaaccctagaaaTAATACGACTTTTACTAAATTCacattttcagtgaaaaaaatctttacaattcacttgcattattttttccttcctagaAAGTTACCGTAAGGTCCACAAAGGTTAGTTAAAAATTTTAGTGTGGAGTTATACCCCATCTCCAATATCAAAGGCCAAATAAATCTGGGAAATACGGGGTTAAATCAAGTTCAACATGATCTTTTGCTACAAACATTCTCAGAGATAGAGCCATTAGTACAGTAGTATTTCCCTATAAACTGAAAGTGTTTTAGATTGTTTTCCTCCCCCAAACATCTCTTTGCATCTTGAGGCTGGGCTTCAAGGGAGACAATCCTGGAAATATTGCCATGGATTGTGAAAGGATTGTGAATTACTTGGggttatcagtttttttttcttttgagacggagtttcgcgcttgttgcctaggctgtggtgcaatggtgtgatctcggctcacctcaacttccacctcccgtgttcaagcgattctcctgcctcagcttcccgagtagctgagatcacaggcatgcgccaccacgcctggctaattttgtatttttagtagagacggagtttctccatgttggtcaggctggtctcgaactcccgacctcaggtgatctgcccgcctcggcctcccaaagtgctgggattataggcgtgagccaccacgcctggtggggttaccagttttttttttccattaattaaaATACTGGAAAGCAGCTGAATCATTAGTGAATAAGTCCTTCAGGTCTAAAGTAAAATGAGCACAAAACAACTGCTGAAAATCTGAACCAGGTTAGATCtaaatgaattgtttttaaatacaagaaaaaatggaaacgcagtattttaaatatgttgctTTTCATGTGTTATTAATCATGTAAGTACTATTAACACCTCCACGTTATAGATTAGATATGTGAGACACCAAAGCTTAAATACTTTCCAAGAGGTCATTAAGCTACAGAATAGTGGAACCAGGATCTAGCACTAAAGCCTGGACCCCTAATTATTATACGACACTGCTTTTCTATACTTCTGAATAAAAATCAGTGCTTCAATAGTTTGATGGAAATATATTGTGGCTCTAGTAGTTCAGAATAACAGAATAAAACCTTGTTCTCTGCAGAGTATCTACAGCCCTAAGCAGAAGACTAGTTTATAATTCTGGCTCTGACACTAAACTTCCAAGGTCGGTTACCTAGTCattccgggcctcagtttcctcaggagAAAAGTGGGATGAAATTATACCTATGCGACCTAACTCGCAGGGGGTGTAAATTAACTTTGCATGCACCTTTCCACTTCGCAGGTTTCACGTATCTTAAATGGTGGTTAATGTTGTTCAATGAAATGAGATCACGTGAGGTGGAGAAAAGACTCTGAAAACCACAGAAGCCCGCGCAAACTTTACTGTTTTAACTGTTGACACCCAAACAGGCTCCTGGGCCTCGCCACCAGCCCGTAGTCCTCGCGCAAGAAGGGCATAGCTAGGTAAACTGAACTAGCGCCTTCCCTCCATCTTGCCGCGGGCGACGTACGGAGAGCTGAGGACTCACAGGCAGAGCGGACAGGAGACACCCAAGCCCAAAGGCCACAGGTCCAAGGCCTCACGGCGAGGCTGACGCTTCTGTTCCAGAAACAACTTACGGATAAAAACTCAGCTTCCGGTCTTTATTGTTTCGTCCCCGGCGGTTCTTACAACAAATCGCTGCGCAATACCGAGGCATCACTCGGGTGAGGCCCCTGGAGACCGGGGCCGGCGATGGGTGCAGCGCGGCCCTCCTCACTGAGGCTGCGCCACAAGTCCAGGCCTGTCGAGCCACTGCGTCTGCGCTGGCATCCGCCGGTAAAGCCGCCTTGTCTGTCGACTCACTTCCGCCTCCGCCGGTTTAAGCACCGCCTTTTCGAGGGTTGGGGCCGGAAGTGGCGCACAGCCCTAGCGGCAACAACAGTTTTCCACGTGCGCGTAGGGCGCCGGGATCACGTGGGGAGGCAGAAGCCAATGGGGAAGCGTTTCGTGTAGGTCTTCTGAGGTGGTGGCGCCAGCGGCTACCTCCTGCCAGTGAGGGGCTGGCTGAGAGGGGACTGGGCGCCAGCGGTGAAGGAGGAGCGCTAGGTCGGTGTACGACCGAGATTAGGGCGCGCGCCAGCTCCAGGAGGCCGCGGTGAGGGGCCGGGCCCAAGCAGCCGACCCGAGCCGATCGTCAGGGTCGCCAGCGCCTCAGCTCTGTGGAGGAGCAGCAGTAGTCGGAGGGTGCAGGTGAGGGACGAGGCCGGGGTCGTGGAGAGGGGAGTTCGGAGGGTCCCCGTAGCCCAGGCCTGTCTTTGTGAGCTGACTTGGCCTCGGTGTCCGCCACGGTCGCCGCAGGGACAACGGGCTGCATGTTTTTGACCGAGAGAATGGAAGAACGGAGAGAGCCGCATCACAGAATCGTGTTTTGGGTTGTGGCGCTGGCTTTCACGGGCGCCGGAGTAGAGCCCGGGTCTCGGGCAGCTTCTACGGCGGGGCCTGGGCGGGCAGGGAAGGTGCCAGTCGCCTTTAGGTGAAGGTTGGAGGGTCCAGCCCGGCCGCCTCCCGAGGCTGGGAAATAAGGCACGGGCTGCTGGCTGGCCGGGCCGTCTTGGGGATGAGAAGTCTGTACAATACAGAACTagtctgctaaaaaaaaaatcattagatgTCCACCTTGAGACCGTGGAATAACATCTACTGAACCAGTGAGGCGCCTCCCTGTCAGTTTTAGATCCGCCCTTTGATTAGGGAGCAACGTGCAGTTGACGCAGCGTCCATGGGACACACTGTGTTCCTTAAACCGAGAGGTGGTTCTTGATCCTTGGTACCCGTGACTACGAGTGACTCTCTGGAAATAAGTAATCTACCTGCCTGCTAATTACTCTCAGGAAAGGCCGCTGGAGAGGAAGCCAGGCAATTTCCACAAACCGTAGTGTTTTTCGTCAGCATTATTATGGCATCATAGGTTACTAAGGATTCTCGTGGTACCGTATTCAAAAAACAGgatccatcccttcattttgaaTCTCAAGTCATTGAATACGTATTGTCAAGAATTCTAAGTTAACATTTCTTTAATGGTTTAAaggtaaaagaaatattttaactaCTGAATTTGAAAGAATCTGCCTTAACCACAGTACAAACTGTCAAAGTTCATTTTTCTGGCAGCTTTAGCAGAAATCTTAAATTCTGTTCATCATGAGTTTTAAACAGTATTTAGCCATGCTTCCTGGTTAAACATTTGGGATCTTACATTTGGGAAAAAGACAACATTCTATTGTATTGTCAGTATTAGTATTGTGATATTAAGATTCTCTATTTGCAGTCCTTGGCTCACCTGCTGAAATGAAAGCTGAATTTTTAGAGCGAGTTTAATACTAATTTAGATATACTGGGCTATTTACCTTGGtgctccaccttttttttttttatgttttttttctgtgaagttgAATATTACTTTCAGTATATGAATTCTTGAAAGTTGGGATCTtatattatttggttttcttttttttcttacaatgcTTGCATGTGATGAATCTTCAATATAAACTGGTTAAAAGTCAGTTATTGATAATTTTCTATCTCCTCTGTGTATGGCCAGAGTATTAGTAGACAGACAAAGCCAAGAATTATTTTTGTTCTCAATAAGGTTAAGCCAGTTTGGGAGTTATAAAACTATAAGTGAAATTACATGTGAACAGGTAATAGATACTGTATGCTTACTATTTTGATACTGCATTAGGTTTACCTTGTGttggatttcttttaaaagaaagaaattttaagattAGCTCCAtccataacattttttttctattctgttttaggATATTAGAAATGGCTACTCCCCAGTCAATTTTCATCTTtgcaatctgcattttaatgatAACAGAATTAATTCTGGCCTCAAAAAGCTACTATGATGTCTTAGGTGTGCCAAAATCGGCATCAGAGCGCCAAATCAAGAAGGCCTTTCACAAGTTGGCCATGAAGTACCACCCTGACAAAAATAAGAGCCCGGATGCTGAAGCAAAATTCAGAGAGATTGCAGAAGGTAAATAAATGACAATCTCTGAAGTGTCATGGGTATTAACTAGTAAGGAGAATGATAGCTAAGAagtgtttgtatttgaaggtttTGTGGAGATAGGAGGTGGAGTGagatttatgtataaatattggGTGATTCTCTGAGATTATTTTCTTATCACAGATGCTTTGATTcctgaataaatacatgaaagaataatagataattttattggtatacatatctaaaaatattgaaaatctaTTCTATATTATTTATGAGATCACTGTTGTTTCAATGACAAAAAGAATTTTAGGTACCCAAAATTCTTATCAACTAACTTATGAAacagaatattttacattttaaacattaaatacttaaaaattaaactagACTCTAAAGTGCTTTATTCACTTGATCTGCGTTTCAAAGCCGTAtttgtctttaaagaaaaaattgaaacaaattttGACTTCAGACTAGCTCTAAAACAAATTGCACCTGCTGAGCATTCAGTAATTATTGTTGGGTGGAGGTAACTGGGGAGTTAGAATTAATTTACTTTAGTAAGGAGGTGCAAAATCTTAATTCCTATTAATTGGTTATAGTTGATGGTTTAATTTTTGAATACAATTAATGATTTCACACAAATAATATGAAGGTTAAAGAACTCTGTAATTGTTGCCCACATGTTTATTTGTAGTAATGGTAACATTTAATAACTATTGAATATTACAGATGGCATTGTGCCAACTGCTGATAATACATCAGTTAATAAGACAGTTTCTGCCTTATTTTATAACTTTGATTAACTTGATGCTTATATTTGtagtgttttgcttttatttctgatgTGAAATTCTTCCCTAAAATAATAGTATTCGGTTCACTTACTTGAGGAGATTTGAATGTATGTAATTTTGAATGTTTTACCTTcagttactaaaaatatttttgtctctttcagCATATGAAACACTCTCAGATGCTAATAGACGAAAAGAGTATGATACACTTGGACACAGTGCTTTTACTAACGGTAAAGGACAAAGAGGTAGTGGAAGTTCTTTTGAGCAGTCATTTAACTTCAATTTTGATGACTTATTTAAAGACTTCAGCTTTTTTGGTAAGAACCAAAACGCTCGATCCAAGAAgcattttgaaaatcatttccaGACACGCCAGGAAGGTTCCAGTAGACAAAGGCATCATTTCCAAGAGTTTTCTTTTGGAGGTGGATTATTTGATGACATGTttgaagatatggagaaaatgttttcttttagtggttTTG
It contains:
- the DNAJB9 gene encoding dnaJ homolog subfamily B member 9, producing MATPQSIFIFAICILMITELILASKSYYDVLGVPKSASERQIKKAFHKLAMKYHPDKNKSPDAEAKFREIAEAYETLSDANRRKEYDTLGHSAFTNGKGQRGSGSSFEQSFNFNFDDLFKDFSFFGKNQNARSKKHFENHFQTRQEGSSRQRHHFQEFSFGGGLFDDMFEDMEKMFSFSGFDSTNGHTVQTENRFHGSSKHCRTVTQRRGNMVTTYTDCSGQ